The following coding sequences lie in one Phyllopteryx taeniolatus isolate TA_2022b chromosome 4, UOR_Ptae_1.2, whole genome shotgun sequence genomic window:
- the slc25a4 gene encoding ADP/ATP translocase 1 isoform X2: MRCTADVHVQHASKQITAEMQYKGIMDCVARIPKEQGFLSFWRGNLANVIRYFPTQALNFAFKDKYKKIFLGGVDQKTQFWRYFAGNLASGGAAGATSLCFVYPLDFARTRLAADIGKGAAEREFTGLGNCITKIFKTDGLKGLYQGFNVSVQGIIIYRAAYFGCFDTAKGMLPDPKNTHIVVSWMIAQTVTASAGLVSYPFDTVRRRMMMQSGRKGADIMYSGTIDCWRKILKDEGSKAFFKGAWSNVIRGMGGAFVLVLYDEIKKYT; encoded by the exons GTCCAGCATGCCAGCAAGCAGATCACAGCTGAGATGCAGTACAAGGGCATCATGGACTGTGTGGCTCGGATCCCAAAGGAACAAGGCTTTCTGTCCTTCTGGAGGGGCAACCTGGCCAACGTCATCCGATACTTCCCCACCCAGGCCCTCAACTTCGCCTTCAAAGACAAGTACAAGAAGATCTTCCTGGGCGGCGTGGACCAGAAGACACAGTTCTGGCGCTACTTCGCCGGCAACCTGGCGTCGGGCGGCGCGGCCGGCGCCACCTCGCTGTGCTTCGTCTACCCCCTGGACTTCGCCAGGACGCGGCTGGCCGCCGATATCGGCAAGGGCGCGGCCGAGAGGGAGTTCACCGGCCTGGGGAACTGTATCACGAAGATCTTTAAGACGGACGGCCTCAAGGGGCTCTACCAGGGCTTCAACGTGTCCGTGCAGGGCATCATCATCTACAGGGCCGCGTACTTCGGCTGCTTCGACACAGCGAAAG GAATGCTTCCCGATCCCAAGAACACACACATTGTGGTCAGCTGGATGATCGCCCAGACGGTGACGGCCTCGGCCGGCCTGGTGTCGTACCCCTTCGACACCGTCAGACGTCGCATGATGATGCAGTCCGGTCGCAAAGGAG CTGACATCATGTACAGCGGCACGATTGATTGCTGGAGGAAGATCCTCAAGGACGAAGGCTCCAAAGCCTTCTTCAAGGGCGCCTGGTCCAACGTGATCAGAGGAATGGGCGGAGCTTTCGTGCTGGTGCTGTACGACGAGATCAAGAAGTACACATAG
- the cfap97 gene encoding cilia- and flagella-associated protein 97 isoform X1, whose protein sequence is MFNPSDLEGDVDHSFFDSDRDEDRGGGGGGAGGGGAGGSEENETEEDVPARTPSGSFVAFLASEAAGDDENSNSGTDDNREPPAASHSASEAFSEQSPRAKRPPSSSSTVSSRFSSPGGSRRRGRAPSARVPSRASNRPSLAEASDYTLRDEVSPVSSTFQHLQFAEPEEGGAKGQRRGSAPPTRANSILRPQGTLNADTDSFASGSVMQDNLILHCRGRPSRKNFTFNNNEVRRIDHENQRLLRVLSRISLAPGSIVNQFSRKSTTPHVPHSSVNRMREQKRIDKDNQALLKRLEYVKSTPTLKRSNQLSDYQRQARYQATPCEVCDAATNILPSSVAGMSSIRGSASQMGTRATSVSSNAARSKALLAARPPFCC, encoded by the exons ATGTTCAACCCAAGCGACTTGGAGGGCGACGTCGACCACTCCTTTTTTGACAGTGACCGCGACGAAGACCGaggcggaggcggaggcggagCGGGAGGGGGAGGCGCAGGCGGCAGCGAGGAAAATGAAACGGAAGAAGACGTGCCCGCCCGGACGCCCAGCGGCTCGTTCGTGGCGTTTCTGGCCAGCGAGGCGGCAGGAGACGACGAGAACAGCAACAGCGGCACGGACGACAACCGGGAGCCACCCGCAGCCTCGCATTCGGCGTCGGAGGCTTTCAGCGAGCAGTCCCCCCGAGCCAAGCGGCCGCCGAGTTCCTCTTCCACCGTCTCGAGCCGGTTCAGCTCGCCGGGAGGTTCGAGGAGAAGAGGCCGAGCGCCGTCCGCCCGCGTCCCCAGCAGGGCGTCGAACAGGCCGTCCCTCGCCGAAGCGTCGGACTACACGCTGAGGGACGAGGTCAGTCCGGTCTCCTCGACGTTCCAGCACCTCCAGTTTGCGGAGCCCGAGGAAGGTGGCGCCAAGGGTCAGCGGCGGGGGAGTGCGCCCCCGACCCGAGCCAACAGCATCCTTCGTCCGCAGGGGACTTTGAATGCAG ACACGGACTCGTTTGCCAGTGGGAGCGTCATGCAGGACAACCTGATCCTTCACTGCAGAGGACGGCCGAGCAGGAAGAACTTCACCTTCAACAACAACGAGGTGCGGCGCATCGACCACGAGAATCAGCGACTGCTGCGGGTGCTCTCCCGCATCTCCTTAGCGCCCGGCTCCATCGTGAACCAGTTCAGCCGCAAGAGCACCACTCCCCACGTCCCCCACAGCTCCGTCAACCGCATGCGGGAGCAGAAACGCATTGATAAGGACAACCAA GCACTCCTGAAGCGGTTGGAGTACGTCAAGTCGACGCCGACGCTCAAGCGTTCCAACCAGCTGTCCGACTACCAGCGTCAAGCCAGATATCAGGCCACGCCGTGTGAAGTGTGCGACGCCGCCACCAACATACTTCCATCCAGCG TGGCCGGCATGAGCTCCATTCGAGGCAGCGCGTCCCAGATGGGAACACGGGCCACCTCTGTCAGCTCCAACGCAGCCAGGTCCAAAGCGCTCCTCGCCGCCCGCCCGCCATTTTGTTGTTAG
- the ufsp2 gene encoding ufm1-specific protease 2 isoform X2: MHKAISRTFENLRSHVNSESCVLRVRDSPVVIWPNKCVHVTPKEITPSTPCEELHKWIQTEEQEIAGKRSAKKGKKSSATRVISLNLMTEVTKLGPLPAPILCRTIRKSYFLSTVLPMDCVVCISCTDTIKGACERLLEALTHQLHDMEREMLRHAKGMTLSVPEPFHFLLPESKGLVTAVYPAGVPDSQLEAQRKELHERFELPEDRPYFRRANAYHFPNEPYKDGYLRNPHLALTHPTLDDGRVYLVQGLYSYHHYMQDRLDDNGWGCAYRSLQTICSWFQQQGYVERAVPTHKEIQQALVDVGDKPGSFVGSRQWIGSFEVHAVLNQLLGVTSKILFVSQGSEMASKGRELANHFLSEGTPVMIGGGVLAHTILGVAWSETTGQIRFLILDPHYTGAEDLQVITDKGWCGWKGSEFWDQTAYYNMCLPQRPKAI, encoded by the exons ATGCACAAAGCCATCTCAAGAACATTTGAGAACCTACGTTCTCACGTGAACTCTGAATCCTGTGTCCTGAGAGTCCGGGACAGCCCAGTTGTGATTTGGCCCAACAAATGTGTTCACGTGACGCCGAAAGAAATAACTCCAAGCACACCGTGTGAAGAGCTACATAAGTGGATACA GACAGAGGAACAAGAAATAGCTGGCAAAAGGTCTGCGAAGAAGGGCAAAAAGAGCTCTGCAACG CGGGTGATCAGTCTTAACCTAATGACGGAGGTGACAAAGCTCGGTCCCCTCCCTGCACCCATCCTCTGCAGAACCATCCGGAAGTCCTACTTCCTGTCTACAGTCCTTCCCATGGACTGTGTTGTCTGCATCTCCTGCACTGACACCATCAAAGG TGCCTGTGAGCGCCTGTTGGAGGCGCTAACACATCAGCTGCATGATATGGAGCGAGAGATGTTGCGCCACGCGAAGGGAATGACGCTATCGGTCCCAGAGCCTTTCCACTTCCTGCTTCCGGAGTCCAAAGGACTGGTGACGGCCGTCTATCCTGCTGGGGTGCCCGACAGCCAGCTAGAGGCCCAGCGTAAG GAGCTGCACGAGCGCTTTGAGTTACCGGAAGACCGACCCTATTTTAGAAGAGCCAACGCTTATCACTTCCCCAATGAACCCTACAAAGACGGTTACCTCCGAAACCCTCACCTGGCTCTCACGCATCCTACCTTGGACGACGGAAGG GTGTACTTGGTGCAGGGGCTGTACAGTTACCACCACTACATGCAGGACCGCTTGGACGACAACGGCTGGGGCTGCGCTTATCGCTCCCTGCAGACCATCTGCTCCTGGTTCCAGCAGCAAGGCTACGTGGAGCGGGCCGTGCCCACTCACAAAGAGATCCAGCAG gctttAGTTGATGTTGGAGACAAACCAGGATCCTTTGTGGGATCTCGTCAGTGGATTGGATCCTTCGAAGTTCACGCTGTCCTCAACCAACTCCTCGGGGTCACATCCAAGATCTTGTTTGTTAG TCAGGGTTCTGAGATGGCCTCCAAAGGCAGAGAATTGGCCAACCACTTCCTGTCTGAGGGGACTCCTGTGATGATTG GTGGTGGGGTCTTAGCCCACACCATCCTGGGCGTTGCGTGGAGCGAGACCACCGGGCAGATTCGCTTCCTCATCCTGGACCCTCATTACACAGGCGCAGAGGACTTGCAGGTCATCACAGACAAG GGCTGGTGTGGCTGGAAAGGATCGGAGTTTTGGGATCAAACCGCATATTATAATATGTGTCTCCCCCAGAGACCAAAAGCAATCTGA
- the ufsp2 gene encoding ufm1-specific protease 2 isoform X1: MIVDSNRFEPGDFLRVRGPLELKCLLDSTDETLMHKAISRTFENLRSHVNSESCVLRVRDSPVVIWPNKCVHVTPKEITPSTPCEELHKWIQTEEQEIAGKRSAKKGKKSSATRVISLNLMTEVTKLGPLPAPILCRTIRKSYFLSTVLPMDCVVCISCTDTIKGACERLLEALTHQLHDMEREMLRHAKGMTLSVPEPFHFLLPESKGLVTAVYPAGVPDSQLEAQRKELHERFELPEDRPYFRRANAYHFPNEPYKDGYLRNPHLALTHPTLDDGRVYLVQGLYSYHHYMQDRLDDNGWGCAYRSLQTICSWFQQQGYVERAVPTHKEIQQALVDVGDKPGSFVGSRQWIGSFEVHAVLNQLLGVTSKILFVSQGSEMASKGRELANHFLSEGTPVMIGGGVLAHTILGVAWSETTGQIRFLILDPHYTGAEDLQVITDKGWCGWKGSEFWDQTAYYNMCLPQRPKAI, from the exons ATG ATTGTTGATTCAAATAGATTCGAGCCAGGAGACTTTCTCCGTGTGAGAGGACCTCTGGAGCTCAAATGTCTCCTGGACAGCACAGATG AGACGCTCATGCACAAAGCCATCTCAAGAACATTTGAGAACCTACGTTCTCACGTGAACTCTGAATCCTGTGTCCTGAGAGTCCGGGACAGCCCAGTTGTGATTTGGCCCAACAAATGTGTTCACGTGACGCCGAAAGAAATAACTCCAAGCACACCGTGTGAAGAGCTACATAAGTGGATACA GACAGAGGAACAAGAAATAGCTGGCAAAAGGTCTGCGAAGAAGGGCAAAAAGAGCTCTGCAACG CGGGTGATCAGTCTTAACCTAATGACGGAGGTGACAAAGCTCGGTCCCCTCCCTGCACCCATCCTCTGCAGAACCATCCGGAAGTCCTACTTCCTGTCTACAGTCCTTCCCATGGACTGTGTTGTCTGCATCTCCTGCACTGACACCATCAAAGG TGCCTGTGAGCGCCTGTTGGAGGCGCTAACACATCAGCTGCATGATATGGAGCGAGAGATGTTGCGCCACGCGAAGGGAATGACGCTATCGGTCCCAGAGCCTTTCCACTTCCTGCTTCCGGAGTCCAAAGGACTGGTGACGGCCGTCTATCCTGCTGGGGTGCCCGACAGCCAGCTAGAGGCCCAGCGTAAG GAGCTGCACGAGCGCTTTGAGTTACCGGAAGACCGACCCTATTTTAGAAGAGCCAACGCTTATCACTTCCCCAATGAACCCTACAAAGACGGTTACCTCCGAAACCCTCACCTGGCTCTCACGCATCCTACCTTGGACGACGGAAGG GTGTACTTGGTGCAGGGGCTGTACAGTTACCACCACTACATGCAGGACCGCTTGGACGACAACGGCTGGGGCTGCGCTTATCGCTCCCTGCAGACCATCTGCTCCTGGTTCCAGCAGCAAGGCTACGTGGAGCGGGCCGTGCCCACTCACAAAGAGATCCAGCAG gctttAGTTGATGTTGGAGACAAACCAGGATCCTTTGTGGGATCTCGTCAGTGGATTGGATCCTTCGAAGTTCACGCTGTCCTCAACCAACTCCTCGGGGTCACATCCAAGATCTTGTTTGTTAG TCAGGGTTCTGAGATGGCCTCCAAAGGCAGAGAATTGGCCAACCACTTCCTGTCTGAGGGGACTCCTGTGATGATTG GTGGTGGGGTCTTAGCCCACACCATCCTGGGCGTTGCGTGGAGCGAGACCACCGGGCAGATTCGCTTCCTCATCCTGGACCCTCATTACACAGGCGCAGAGGACTTGCAGGTCATCACAGACAAG GGCTGGTGTGGCTGGAAAGGATCGGAGTTTTGGGATCAAACCGCATATTATAATATGTGTCTCCCCCAGAGACCAAAAGCAATCTGA
- the cfap97 gene encoding cilia- and flagella-associated protein 97 isoform X2, whose product MFNPSDLEGDVDHSFFDSDRDEDRGGGGGGAGGGGAGGSEENETEEDVPARTPSGSFVAFLASEAAGDDENSNSGTDDNREPPAASHSASEAFSEQSPRAKRPPSSSSTVSSRFSSPGGSRRRGRAPSARVPSRASNRPSLAEASDYTLRDEVSPVSSTFQHLQFAEPEEGGAKGQRRGSAPPTRANSILRPQGTLNADTDSFASGSVMQDNLILHCRGRPSRKNFTFNNNEVRRIDHENQRLLRVLSRISLAPGSIVNQFSRKSTTPHVPHSSVNRMREQKRIDKDNQYAALYVRRFLCRHS is encoded by the exons ATGTTCAACCCAAGCGACTTGGAGGGCGACGTCGACCACTCCTTTTTTGACAGTGACCGCGACGAAGACCGaggcggaggcggaggcggagCGGGAGGGGGAGGCGCAGGCGGCAGCGAGGAAAATGAAACGGAAGAAGACGTGCCCGCCCGGACGCCCAGCGGCTCGTTCGTGGCGTTTCTGGCCAGCGAGGCGGCAGGAGACGACGAGAACAGCAACAGCGGCACGGACGACAACCGGGAGCCACCCGCAGCCTCGCATTCGGCGTCGGAGGCTTTCAGCGAGCAGTCCCCCCGAGCCAAGCGGCCGCCGAGTTCCTCTTCCACCGTCTCGAGCCGGTTCAGCTCGCCGGGAGGTTCGAGGAGAAGAGGCCGAGCGCCGTCCGCCCGCGTCCCCAGCAGGGCGTCGAACAGGCCGTCCCTCGCCGAAGCGTCGGACTACACGCTGAGGGACGAGGTCAGTCCGGTCTCCTCGACGTTCCAGCACCTCCAGTTTGCGGAGCCCGAGGAAGGTGGCGCCAAGGGTCAGCGGCGGGGGAGTGCGCCCCCGACCCGAGCCAACAGCATCCTTCGTCCGCAGGGGACTTTGAATGCAG ACACGGACTCGTTTGCCAGTGGGAGCGTCATGCAGGACAACCTGATCCTTCACTGCAGAGGACGGCCGAGCAGGAAGAACTTCACCTTCAACAACAACGAGGTGCGGCGCATCGACCACGAGAATCAGCGACTGCTGCGGGTGCTCTCCCGCATCTCCTTAGCGCCCGGCTCCATCGTGAACCAGTTCAGCCGCAAGAGCACCACTCCCCACGTCCCCCACAGCTCCGTCAACCGCATGCGGGAGCAGAAACGCATTGATAAGGACAACCAA TACGCCGCGCTGTATGTGCGTCGCTTTCTTTGCAGGCACTCCTGA